A region from the Corynebacterium halotolerans YIM 70093 = DSM 44683 genome encodes:
- a CDS encoding universal stress protein codes for MLIAYDGSPQARRAMEYAARLLRPRHVEILTAWEPLHRTAARASSMSGMHQADWVAGAEADDPAYSRARDTCRAGVELAESMGLQARAHMVESATAIWSAIVDAAQELRPDVIVTGTKAVTGIRSLWQTSTADNVVHNAGIPVFIVPPEIEEDRGTEA; via the coding sequence ATGCTCATCGCCTACGACGGCTCGCCGCAGGCCCGCCGTGCCATGGAGTACGCGGCGCGGCTGCTGCGGCCCCGCCACGTGGAGATCCTCACCGCGTGGGAGCCGCTGCACCGCACCGCGGCCCGCGCGTCGAGCATGTCGGGGATGCACCAGGCGGACTGGGTGGCCGGCGCCGAGGCGGACGACCCGGCCTACTCCCGGGCCCGGGACACCTGCCGCGCCGGCGTGGAGCTGGCCGAGTCGATGGGGCTGCAGGCACGTGCCCACATGGTGGAGTCCGCGACCGCCATCTGGTCCGCGATCGTCGACGCCGCGCAGGAGCTGCGTCCGGACGTCATCGTCACCGGCACGAAGGCGGTGACGGGTATCCGTTCGCTGTGGCAGACCTCCACGGCAGACAACGTGGTCCACAACGCCGGTATCCCGGTGTTCATCGTGCCCCCGGAGATCGAGGAGGACCGGGGCACGGAGGCCTAA
- a CDS encoding DUF2613 domain-containing protein: MAYQSDSLNRRALGPAVASAVVGVALGIVAVIGIASFSGQDSVPQGNAVPAQDALLGGPEYGTRG, translated from the coding sequence ATGGCCTACCAATCCGACTCCCTCAACCGCCGCGCCCTGGGTCCGGCGGTGGCGAGCGCTGTCGTCGGCGTGGCCCTGGGCATCGTCGCCGTCATCGGCATCGCCTCCTTCTCGGGGCAGGACTCCGTGCCGCAGGGCAACGCGGTGCCCGCCCAGGACGCCCTGCTCGGCGGCCCGGAGTACGGCACCCGCGGCTGA
- a CDS encoding DUF3367 domain-containing protein, whose product MRGTGRRPLRPLHAHLAGWLLLAAVMFLQPWGLTAADTKHDLTADPAGFLAGALHAWTDTFTLGQLQNQAYGYLFPHGLFFLLADPLPDWIAQRLWWTLVTGVGYSGFLVLARRLQVGTPAFRVLAAGLFALSPRTLSTLTTISSETWPVMLAPWVMVPLLGRLSTRAVAAAVLPVAAMGAVNATATLAACLPAGIVLVWRMLRRDGRAVRATAGWLAGCLAVSLWWIGPLLVLGRYSAPFTDYIESSFVTTRWLNLPEILRGTTSWSPFVDTERVAGNLLVSEPVFVLVTAAVAALGLAGLALQDTPHRGLWTGMLLVGVAILGMAHGPFGQAWLDFLDGAGAPLRNLHKFDPLVRLPLLIGLAALGSHLPLPASRTQLAHPGRRHAAAVLVVCVAVAALAPAWSARLLPRGAYEQVPGYWHEATAFLNEHAAGTRTLIAPEASFARQDWGWTRDEPAQPLLEVPWAVRDAVPLIHPEAIRGLDGVMTALHSGNEAATRALSRLGIGAVLLRHDLAEGVGGEPIDATDLTDDPDRVHAFGGNGEIEIVLLDPDAGMTLTSTEPVRVAGGGEILALLDTLHGPATRQLVSGDAEIVTDTPMLVARNYGTLQDPVSAPLADRAEGSDVRNAVPDYPSVGPYTRVDERGGQVAASSSAADATSFGGADPARSVTAAVDDDPDTAWWPTPGTATGEWIELRGHFPDPVLEITVTGDTTVTVSSGPAGTASVERELVGGEPAEIVVPGGATDSVRVTLHGPAPVGVSEFGIQGVPVERVVKVPDTSPEVRQFLFQHLAVDTGVLNREFTAPRDMTVEVDTADGEPVTIDGVEHRPGDTVELAEGDHRLRTHARWVSLTVPGFTPGPAPVPTDADIAAAETDRLLVTGRAANPGLRAQIDGVRLEPVTVDAATQAFRVPAGVSGRVEFSFAGDAPYRAFLFGGGVLALLTVAGCVLLLLRGRDRREAWSPAVLSRGGSGAGLLTLGAVTLVLVAGWPGLLAGALMFLVRRYTVFPAPVLAGVLTGIAGAWLARAPWPSADYAGDAGFVSLVCAAALACLLPAPPGFPARRAASRGPRRRRTAHRAGSSTRT is encoded by the coding sequence GTGAGGGGCACCGGCCGCCGCCCGCTGCGCCCGCTCCACGCCCACCTGGCGGGCTGGCTACTGCTGGCCGCCGTCATGTTCCTCCAGCCCTGGGGGCTGACCGCCGCCGACACCAAGCACGACCTCACCGCCGATCCGGCCGGCTTCCTCGCCGGCGCCCTGCACGCCTGGACCGACACGTTCACCCTCGGTCAGCTGCAGAACCAGGCCTACGGCTACCTGTTCCCCCACGGCCTGTTCTTCCTGTTGGCCGATCCCCTGCCCGACTGGATCGCCCAGCGCCTGTGGTGGACCCTCGTCACGGGCGTGGGCTACTCGGGTTTCCTGGTGCTGGCCCGCCGCCTGCAGGTGGGCACCCCGGCCTTCCGGGTGCTGGCCGCCGGGCTCTTCGCCCTGTCCCCGCGCACCCTGTCGACCCTGACGACGATCTCCTCCGAGACCTGGCCGGTGATGCTGGCCCCCTGGGTGATGGTGCCGCTGCTGGGACGCCTGTCGACGCGCGCGGTGGCCGCCGCCGTGCTGCCCGTCGCAGCGATGGGCGCGGTCAACGCCACCGCCACCCTGGCCGCCTGCCTGCCCGCCGGGATCGTGCTGGTCTGGCGGATGCTGCGCCGCGACGGGCGCGCGGTCCGCGCCACCGCCGGGTGGCTGGCCGGCTGCCTGGCGGTCTCGCTGTGGTGGATCGGCCCACTGCTGGTGCTCGGCCGGTATTCCGCGCCCTTCACCGACTACATCGAGTCCTCCTTCGTGACCACCCGCTGGCTCAACCTGCCGGAGATACTGCGCGGGACCACCAGCTGGTCACCGTTCGTGGACACCGAGCGGGTCGCCGGCAACCTGCTGGTCTCCGAGCCGGTGTTCGTGCTGGTCACCGCGGCGGTCGCGGCGCTCGGCCTGGCCGGGCTGGCGCTACAGGACACCCCCCACCGCGGCCTGTGGACCGGGATGCTGCTGGTCGGGGTGGCGATTCTGGGGATGGCCCACGGACCTTTCGGCCAGGCCTGGCTGGACTTCCTCGACGGTGCCGGCGCTCCGCTGCGTAACCTGCACAAATTCGATCCCCTCGTGCGGCTCCCGCTGCTCATCGGCCTGGCCGCGCTGGGTTCGCACCTGCCGCTGCCGGCGTCGAGGACGCAGCTGGCGCACCCGGGGCGCCGGCACGCGGCGGCCGTGCTCGTCGTGTGCGTCGCCGTGGCCGCCCTGGCCCCGGCCTGGTCGGCGCGCCTGCTGCCGCGCGGGGCCTACGAGCAGGTGCCCGGGTACTGGCACGAGGCCACCGCCTTCCTCAACGAGCACGCCGCCGGCACCCGCACGCTCATCGCCCCGGAGGCCTCCTTCGCCCGCCAGGACTGGGGCTGGACCCGCGACGAGCCCGCCCAGCCGCTGCTGGAGGTGCCGTGGGCGGTGCGCGACGCGGTGCCGCTGATCCACCCGGAGGCGATCCGCGGCCTCGACGGGGTGATGACGGCCCTGCACTCCGGCAACGAGGCCGCCACACGGGCACTGTCGCGGCTGGGCATCGGCGCGGTGCTGCTGCGCCACGACCTCGCCGAGGGGGTGGGCGGCGAGCCGATCGACGCCACCGACCTGACGGACGATCCGGACCGGGTGCACGCCTTCGGCGGGAACGGCGAGATCGAGATCGTCCTGCTCGACCCGGACGCCGGCATGACCCTGACCAGCACGGAGCCGGTGCGGGTGGCCGGCGGCGGGGAGATCCTCGCCCTACTCGACACCCTGCACGGGCCCGCCACCCGCCAGCTGGTGTCCGGGGACGCCGAGATCGTCACCGACACCCCGATGCTCGTGGCCCGCAACTACGGCACGCTGCAGGATCCGGTCTCCGCTCCCCTGGCCGACCGCGCCGAGGGCTCGGACGTGCGCAACGCCGTGCCCGACTACCCCTCCGTGGGCCCGTACACACGGGTCGACGAGCGCGGCGGGCAGGTCGCCGCCTCCAGCTCGGCGGCGGACGCCACGAGCTTCGGCGGGGCGGACCCGGCGCGCTCGGTCACCGCGGCCGTCGACGATGACCCCGACACCGCCTGGTGGCCCACCCCGGGCACGGCGACGGGCGAGTGGATCGAGCTGCGCGGGCACTTCCCCGATCCCGTCCTGGAGATCACCGTCACCGGTGACACCACCGTCACCGTCTCCTCCGGGCCGGCGGGCACGGCCTCGGTGGAGCGTGAGCTGGTCGGCGGTGAACCGGCCGAGATCGTCGTCCCCGGCGGGGCCACCGACTCGGTGCGCGTGACCCTGCACGGTCCGGCCCCCGTGGGCGTCAGCGAGTTCGGCATCCAGGGGGTCCCGGTCGAGCGGGTGGTGAAGGTCCCCGACACCTCGCCGGAGGTGCGCCAGTTCCTCTTCCAGCACCTGGCGGTGGACACCGGGGTGCTCAACCGCGAGTTCACCGCACCCCGGGACATGACCGTCGAGGTCGACACCGCCGACGGGGAGCCGGTGACCATCGACGGCGTGGAGCACCGGCCCGGCGACACCGTCGAGCTGGCGGAAGGCGACCACCGGCTGCGCACCCACGCCCGGTGGGTCAGCCTCACCGTACCGGGCTTCACCCCGGGCCCCGCCCCCGTCCCCACCGACGCCGACATCGCCGCCGCCGAGACCGACCGCCTGCTGGTCACCGGGCGGGCGGCCAACCCGGGGCTGCGCGCGCAGATCGACGGTGTGCGGCTCGAGCCCGTGACCGTCGACGCCGCGACCCAGGCCTTCCGTGTGCCCGCCGGGGTATCGGGCCGCGTGGAGTTCTCCTTCGCCGGCGACGCCCCCTACCGCGCCTTCCTCTTCGGCGGTGGCGTGCTCGCCCTGCTCACCGTGGCCGGGTGCGTCCTGCTGCTGCTCCGGGGGCGCGACCGTCGCGAAGCGTGGTCACCGGCCGTCCTCTCCCGCGGGGGCTCCGGGGCGGGACTGCTCACCCTGGGAGCGGTCACGCTGGTCCTGGTCGCGGGATGGCCCGGGCTGCTGGCCGGGGCACTGATGTTCCTGGTGCGCCGCTACACGGTCTTCCCCGCCCCGGTGCTGGCCGGGGTGCTCACGGGCATCGCGGGTGCGTGGCTGGCGCGCGCGCCCTGGCCGAGCGCGGACTACGCCGGTGACGCCGGATTCGTCTCACTGGTCTGTGCCGCGGCACTGGCCTGCCTGCTGCCCGCGCCGCCCGGGTTCCCCGCTCGTCGGGCCGCCTCCCGCGGGCCCCGCAGGCGGCGCACCGCCCACCGCGCCGGATCCTCGACCAGGACATAG
- a CDS encoding DUF3068 domain-containing protein encodes MRNPSRAGRRLLVVITLAVIAIILGNFVAPPIINLMKPLSTDISATYTTEPAPTLVLDAVALREGRVPDANADDGGCAGQDPAELPLSCFIVETESHLHRETTTSPADDRREADVDTRLEVRAGDRLLAGITDHLRVTRQSTYPVADPVARMSVDLPGADLGLDTGEAVRRGLQYFFPFTTERRSYAYFDPIAQRTIPLDYVAEEPHHGLETYRFHHEVTALPLTEAIARGWAQPEEPQPAGQQLLNLLSDEQRALLDGLQVVGRAGDYYSDAELARLDRDAETTVVLEPYYAVARTLWTEPESGVIVDSEREFHIYLAADPREAQALAAEPSPDRAIFHTVAHWDERTQAAQHEKAQPVVDRLRALQVLATVCKALAFVLIAVAAVMIVRRRLEQRGRVS; translated from the coding sequence TTGCGGAACCCCAGTCGCGCCGGACGACGGCTCCTGGTGGTGATCACCCTCGCGGTGATCGCGATCATCCTCGGCAACTTCGTCGCCCCGCCCATCATCAACCTGATGAAGCCGTTGTCCACCGACATCTCGGCGACCTACACCACCGAACCCGCGCCCACGCTGGTCCTCGACGCGGTCGCCCTGCGCGAGGGACGTGTCCCGGACGCCAACGCCGACGACGGCGGCTGCGCCGGGCAGGATCCGGCGGAGCTGCCGCTGTCCTGCTTCATCGTGGAGACCGAATCCCACCTGCACCGCGAGACCACCACCAGCCCGGCCGACGACCGTCGCGAGGCGGACGTCGACACGCGTCTGGAGGTGCGCGCCGGTGACCGGCTGCTCGCCGGGATCACCGACCACCTGCGTGTGACCCGGCAGTCCACCTACCCCGTCGCCGACCCGGTGGCCCGCATGAGCGTGGACCTCCCCGGCGCGGACCTCGGGCTCGACACCGGCGAGGCCGTACGCCGGGGCCTGCAGTACTTCTTCCCCTTCACGACCGAACGCCGCTCCTACGCCTACTTCGACCCGATCGCCCAGCGCACCATCCCCCTCGACTATGTGGCGGAGGAACCCCACCACGGCCTGGAGACCTACCGCTTCCACCACGAGGTCACCGCCCTTCCCCTGACCGAGGCCATCGCCCGCGGCTGGGCCCAGCCGGAGGAACCGCAGCCGGCCGGCCAACAGCTGCTCAACCTCCTCAGCGACGAACAGCGCGCCCTGCTCGACGGGCTCCAGGTCGTCGGCCGGGCGGGGGACTACTACAGCGACGCCGAACTCGCCCGCCTCGACCGCGACGCGGAGACCACCGTGGTCCTCGAGCCCTACTACGCCGTCGCCCGCACCCTGTGGACCGAGCCGGAGTCCGGCGTGATCGTCGACTCCGAGCGGGAGTTCCACATCTACCTCGCCGCCGATCCCCGCGAGGCCCAGGCGTTGGCCGCCGAGCCCTCCCCGGACCGCGCCATCTTCCACACCGTGGCCCACTGGGATGAGCGCACGCAGGCCGCCCAACACGAGAAGGCCCAGCCCGTCGTCGACCGGCTGCGGGCCCTGCAGGTCCTGGCCACCGTGTGCAAGGCGCTCGCCTTCGTGCTCATCGCCGTCGCCGCCGTCATGATCGTGCGGCGCCGGCTGGAACAGCGGGGGCGAGTGTCCTGA
- a CDS encoding glycosyltransferase family 4 protein produces the protein MKILLLCWRDSTHPQGGGSERYLERVGEYLASRGHEVVYRTAGHTDAPRRSYRNGVRYSRSGGKFTVYPKALAGILLGRLGIGTLGRLDAVVDTQNGIPFFARLVTGAPTVLLTHHCHREQWPVAGPAIARLGWFLERRVAPLVYRRSPYVTVSGPSADELVGLGVDADRIHIIRNGVDPVPEHHPRAERTGRHHLVTLSRLVPHKQIEHAMDVVAALGESHDVVLDVIGSGWWEDELRVYAQRTGVADRVTFHGQVAEEHKHALLDRACLHLMPSRKEGWGLAVIEAAQHRVPTLGYRSSGGLRDSVLNGQTGMLAEDRDELIRLTQALLDAPESRHDLGLAAYVRAQTFSWERTGRQFAELLEGLGR, from the coding sequence ATGAAGATTCTTCTGCTGTGCTGGCGCGACTCCACCCACCCGCAGGGTGGCGGCTCGGAGCGCTACCTCGAGCGCGTCGGCGAGTACCTCGCCTCCCGCGGGCACGAGGTCGTCTACCGCACCGCCGGCCACACCGACGCCCCGCGCCGGTCCTACCGCAACGGGGTGCGCTACTCCCGCAGCGGCGGCAAGTTCACCGTTTACCCGAAGGCGCTGGCCGGTATCCTGCTGGGCCGGTTGGGCATCGGCACGCTCGGCCGCCTCGACGCGGTCGTCGACACGCAGAACGGCATCCCCTTCTTCGCCCGGCTCGTCACCGGCGCTCCGACCGTGTTGCTGACCCACCACTGCCACCGGGAGCAGTGGCCGGTCGCCGGACCCGCCATCGCGCGGCTGGGCTGGTTCCTGGAACGACGCGTCGCCCCACTGGTCTACCGCCGCAGCCCGTACGTGACCGTCTCCGGACCGAGCGCCGACGAGCTGGTCGGACTCGGGGTCGACGCCGACCGCATCCACATCATCCGCAACGGCGTGGATCCGGTGCCGGAGCACCACCCGCGGGCGGAACGGACCGGCCGGCACCACCTGGTCACCCTGTCGAGGCTGGTGCCGCACAAGCAGATCGAGCACGCGATGGACGTTGTCGCCGCACTCGGCGAATCCCACGACGTGGTGCTCGACGTCATCGGTTCCGGCTGGTGGGAGGACGAGCTGCGCGTCTATGCGCAGCGCACCGGGGTGGCCGACCGGGTGACCTTCCACGGCCAGGTCGCCGAGGAGCACAAGCACGCCCTGCTCGACCGCGCCTGCCTGCACCTGATGCCCTCGCGGAAGGAGGGGTGGGGGCTGGCCGTCATCGAGGCCGCCCAGCACCGCGTGCCCACCCTCGGTTACCGCAGCTCCGGCGGCCTGCGGGACTCCGTGCTCAACGGGCAGACCGGCATGCTCGCCGAGGACCGCGACGAGCTCATCCGGTTGACGCAGGCGCTTCTCGACGCCCCCGAATCCCGCCACGACCTCGGCCTGGCAGCCTACGTGCGCGCCCAGACCTTCTCCTGGGAGCGCACCGGACGACAGTTCGCGGAACTGCTGGAGGGGCTGGGGCGGTAG
- a CDS encoding class I SAM-dependent methyltransferase translates to MIFPRTRALATLARSLRLLTSVRQEQTRPDLFYGELAEDTAGLLAALRHDITGESLSGDAVLDVGGGPGYFATAFERRGASYVAVEPDVGEMSAAGIEVAASVRGSGTALPFRDAAFDVVYSSNVAEHVDRPWDMGREMLRVTRPGGLVVLSYTVWLGPFGGHETGLWEHYVGGGFARDRYTRRHGHPPKNVFGESLFDVSCSEGLRWARGLEEQGLADVELLFPRYHPSWAWWLVRVPLVREFLVSNLVVVVRRR, encoded by the coding sequence ATGATCTTTCCCCGCACCCGCGCACTGGCCACCCTGGCCCGCTCGCTGCGCCTGCTCACCTCGGTGCGTCAGGAGCAGACCCGGCCCGACCTGTTCTACGGCGAGCTCGCCGAGGACACCGCCGGGCTGCTCGCCGCGCTGCGCCACGACATCACGGGCGAGTCGTTGTCCGGGGACGCGGTGCTCGACGTCGGCGGCGGCCCCGGCTACTTCGCCACCGCCTTCGAGCGCCGCGGGGCGAGCTATGTGGCAGTGGAACCGGACGTGGGCGAGATGTCGGCGGCCGGCATCGAGGTCGCGGCGTCGGTACGCGGCTCCGGGACGGCGCTGCCCTTCCGCGACGCGGCCTTCGACGTGGTGTACTCCTCCAATGTCGCCGAACACGTGGACCGGCCCTGGGACATGGGCCGGGAGATGCTGCGGGTCACCCGCCCCGGCGGGCTGGTCGTGCTGAGTTACACGGTCTGGCTCGGCCCGTTCGGCGGGCACGAGACCGGGCTGTGGGAGCACTACGTGGGCGGCGGCTTCGCCCGCGACCGCTACACGCGCCGACACGGGCACCCGCCGAAGAACGTCTTCGGCGAGTCACTGTTCGACGTCTCGTGCTCCGAGGGGCTGCGCTGGGCGCGGGGGCTCGAGGAGCAGGGCCTGGCCGACGTCGAGCTGCTCTTCCCCCGCTATCACCCGTCCTGGGCGTGGTGGCTGGTGCGGGTGCCGCTGGTGCGGGAATTCCTGGTGAGCAACCTGGTCGTCGTGGTGCGCAGGCGCTGA
- a CDS encoding response regulator, which produces MNRDWRVLVIDDDFRVAGIHADVVRGTAGFTVLDSVRTIAEARDVIARDAPDLLLADVYLPDGDGIELVRAADVDAFVLSAADEPATVRRALHAGTLAYLVKPFSQRVLAERLDRYARFRRVVSGTRRLGQEKVDQALSIMHGSEEPASPSASATEQLMLDALGDGVLSASEVARLAGVSRATAQRRLAAMAGRGILEVRLRYGTSGRPEHLYARGNASGR; this is translated from the coding sequence ATGAACAGGGACTGGCGGGTGCTGGTGATCGACGACGACTTCCGAGTCGCGGGCATCCACGCGGACGTCGTACGGGGCACGGCGGGTTTCACCGTGCTGGACTCGGTACGGACGATCGCCGAGGCCAGGGACGTGATCGCCCGGGACGCCCCGGACCTGCTGCTGGCCGATGTCTACCTGCCCGACGGGGACGGGATCGAACTGGTCCGTGCGGCAGATGTGGACGCCTTCGTGCTCAGCGCCGCCGACGAACCCGCCACGGTCCGCCGCGCCCTACATGCCGGGACCCTGGCCTACCTGGTCAAACCGTTCTCCCAACGGGTGCTGGCGGAACGACTCGACCGCTACGCCCGGTTCCGCAGGGTGGTCTCCGGAACCCGCAGACTCGGACAGGAGAAGGTCGACCAGGCCCTGTCGATCATGCACGGTTCCGAGGAACCGGCGAGCCCGTCCGCCTCGGCGACGGAGCAGCTGATGCTGGACGCCCTCGGGGATGGCGTGCTCTCCGCCAGCGAGGTCGCCCGGCTCGCCGGGGTCTCCCGGGCGACCGCGCAGCGCCGCCTGGCCGCGATGGCGGGTCGGGGCATTCTGGAGGTCCGCCTGCGCTACGGCACCTCGGGCCGCCCCGAGCACCTCTACGCCCGGGGAAACGCCTCGGGCAGGTAG